In a single window of the Sediminicoccus sp. KRV36 genome:
- a CDS encoding PRC-barrel domain-containing protein, whose protein sequence is MTSPDTRRLNLLPVTLAAAMALTPMLANAQADGTPGNPASTAIGRTIDRATGTPTIPDGAPGNPPGTALGRAVDRATGTPTTPDGTPGNPAGTVVDRAANRAATAVQSATPAPTVAPTAAPTAAPNVARTATPTAAPTLAPPAGMTPGAAAIARPRLSQLIGGHVYNDRNERIGEVDEILLSAPGGLASNSGTGPTAIIQVGGFLGMGGRLVTLPLGDLRWNAEREHIVMPGATKESLAARPAFEYVMLRAR, encoded by the coding sequence ATGACCTCCCCCGATACGCGACGCCTGAACCTGCTGCCCGTCACCCTGGCCGCCGCCATGGCCCTCACGCCCATGCTGGCCAACGCCCAGGCCGATGGCACGCCGGGCAACCCCGCCAGCACCGCCATTGGCCGAACGATTGATCGAGCGACGGGCACGCCCACCATCCCGGACGGCGCACCCGGCAACCCGCCCGGCACCGCCCTCGGCCGCGCCGTGGATCGCGCCACCGGCACGCCCACCACGCCCGATGGCACCCCGGGCAATCCGGCCGGCACGGTGGTGGATCGCGCCGCGAACCGCGCCGCGACGGCGGTCCAATCGGCCACGCCCGCGCCCACCGTGGCACCCACCGCAGCACCGACCGCGGCGCCCAACGTGGCACGCACCGCGACGCCCACTGCGGCACCCACCTTGGCGCCCCCCGCCGGCATGACGCCGGGCGCCGCGGCCATCGCCCGCCCGCGCCTCAGCCAGCTCATCGGCGGGCATGTCTATAATGACCGCAACGAGCGGATCGGCGAGGTGGATGAGATCCTGCTCTCGGCGCCCGGTGGCCTCGCTTCCAATTCCGGCACCGGCCCCACCGCCATCATCCAGGTCGGCGGCTTTCTCGGCATGGGTGGCCGGCTGGTGACGCTGCCGCTGGGCGATCTGCGCTGGAACGCCGAGCGCGAACACATCGTCATGCCGGGCGCCACCAAGGAATCCCTCGCCGCCCGTCCGGCCTTTGAATATGTGATGCTGCGCGCGCGCTGA
- a CDS encoding LysR family transcriptional regulator → MAHRALPPLTAIRAFEAAARHLSMTGAARELSVTPGAVSRQIRELEQSLGVTLFLRQAQGLVLTTAGETLAAGAGEALDRLAIATGRARLGRGRPITVGVYGYFASRLLFPRLRELQRALPDLVVEWHTSSSPLDLLPGRFDAVIAVSEPQGMPGLVVLPLVPIATLPVCAPQWLEGGGLEGGGLEGGAPDFARIPLLHSRCRPDDWRRWLNHAGHAKTPLRGGSTFESMNVAMEAAAQGLGAVIAIEALLAPDLARGAVVPAHAVRRPTRRHFTLQYETRHAGNPDLRMLADWLRGEFAA, encoded by the coding sequence ATGGCCCATCGCGCCCTGCCCCCGTTGACCGCCATCCGCGCCTTCGAGGCGGCGGCGCGGCATCTTTCCATGACCGGCGCCGCGCGCGAGCTTTCGGTGACGCCAGGCGCCGTCAGCCGCCAGATTCGCGAGCTGGAGCAGAGCCTCGGCGTGACGCTCTTCCTGCGGCAGGCGCAGGGCCTGGTGCTGACCACGGCGGGCGAAACCCTGGCCGCTGGCGCGGGTGAGGCGCTGGACCGCCTGGCCATCGCCACCGGCCGTGCCCGGCTGGGGCGCGGCCGGCCCATCACGGTGGGTGTCTATGGCTATTTCGCCTCGCGCCTGTTGTTTCCGCGGTTGCGGGAGTTGCAGCGCGCGCTGCCCGATCTCGTGGTCGAATGGCACACGAGTTCGAGCCCGCTGGACCTGCTGCCCGGGCGCTTCGATGCGGTGATCGCGGTGAGTGAGCCGCAGGGCATGCCGGGGCTGGTGGTCCTGCCGCTGGTGCCCATCGCCACCCTGCCGGTTTGCGCGCCGCAATGGTTGGAGGGCGGGGGGTTGGAAGGCGGGGGGTTGGAAGGCGGGGCGCCGGATTTCGCGCGGATTCCGCTGCTGCATTCACGCTGCCGGCCGGATGACTGGCGGCGCTGGCTGAACCATGCGGGCCACGCGAAGACGCCGCTGCGCGGCGGCAGCACCTTCGAGAGCATGAATGTCGCGATGGAGGCGGCGGCACAGGGGCTCGGTGCCGTGATCGCCATCGAGGCGCTGCTCGCCCCCGACCTCGCGCGGGGGGCCGTGGTGCCGGCCCATGCGGTGAGGCGGCCGACGCGCCGCCATTTCACGCTGCAATATGAAACGCGTCACGCCGGCAATCCGGATTTGCGCATGCTGGCCGATTGGCTGCGCGGGGAATTCGCGGCGTGA
- a CDS encoding MFS transporter, protein MDDAKFPRVAIPILVGAAIMLGLSMGLRQSLGLFVQPASRDLAIGVSDFTLAIAIQNLIWGVLQPFAGILAVRLGFRAVMVGGAVLYALGMLTLSLAGGAATVMLGAGILVGAGMACTAGGIAMATASRAVSAARRSGVLGMVSAAGSLGALVAAPLGQMLMEQFGWRVAVFGFFLLALTILPAAWMAGRVDRIALPQASAGENSARAATRLALRHPGFLVMACAYFVCGLQLVFLTTHLPSYLNLCGMDPMLGAQALALIGAFNVAGSLFFGWAGGRWPKGVLLGGIYFCRSIILGWYFLLPPTPESTLVFAALMGLLWLGVGPLVSGMVAEMFGLRWQAMIQGFAFFSHQLGSFLGAYGGGVIFDAMGSYDLAWKLGVAMGLTAGVVQILVAWPRHPLGRPPERQRALPA, encoded by the coding sequence ATGGATGACGCCAAATTTCCCCGCGTGGCGATCCCGATCCTGGTGGGGGCGGCCATCATGCTGGGTCTCAGCATGGGGCTGCGGCAAAGCCTGGGGCTTTTCGTCCAACCCGCCTCGCGCGACCTGGCGATCGGCGTGAGCGACTTCACCCTCGCCATCGCCATCCAGAACCTGATCTGGGGCGTCTTGCAGCCCTTCGCGGGCATCCTGGCGGTGCGGCTCGGCTTCCGCGCGGTGATGGTGGGTGGCGCCGTGCTCTATGCGCTGGGCATGCTCACTCTCTCGCTGGCCGGCGGGGCGGCGACGGTGATGCTGGGGGCCGGCATCCTGGTCGGCGCGGGCATGGCCTGCACGGCGGGCGGCATCGCCATGGCCACGGCCTCGCGCGCGGTCTCGGCCGCGCGGCGCAGCGGGGTGCTGGGCATGGTCTCGGCGGCGGGTTCGCTGGGCGCGCTGGTGGCCGCCCCGCTGGGGCAGATGCTGATGGAGCAATTCGGCTGGCGCGTCGCCGTCTTCGGCTTTTTCCTGCTGGCGCTGACGATCCTGCCCGCCGCCTGGATGGCCGGCCGCGTGGACCGAATTGCGCTGCCTCAGGCCAGCGCCGGCGAGAATTCCGCCAGGGCGGCCACGCGCCTTGCCTTGCGGCATCCGGGCTTCCTGGTGATGGCCTGCGCCTATTTCGTCTGTGGCCTGCAACTGGTGTTCCTGACCACGCATCTGCCCTCCTACCTCAATCTTTGCGGGATGGATCCCATGCTGGGGGCGCAGGCGCTGGCCTTGATCGGCGCCTTCAACGTGGCGGGCAGCCTGTTCTTCGGCTGGGCCGGCGGGCGCTGGCCCAAGGGGGTGCTGCTGGGCGGCATCTATTTCTGCCGCTCGATCATCCTCGGCTGGTATTTCCTGCTGCCGCCCACGCCTGAATCCACGCTGGTCTTCGCGGCGCTGATGGGGCTGCTCTGGCTCGGTGTCGGGCCGCTGGTCTCGGGCATGGTGGCGGAGATGTTCGGTCTGCGCTGGCAGGCCATGATCCAGGGCTTCGCCTTCTTCAGCCACCAGCTGGGCAGCTTCCTGGGCGCCTATGGCGGCGGCGTGATCTTTGACGCGATGGGCAGCTATGACCTGGCCTGGAAGCTGGGCGTGGCGATGGGACTGACCGCGGGGGTGGTGCAGATCCTGGTGGCCTGGCCCCGGCATCCCCTCGGACGCCCCCCTGAGCGGCAGAGAGCGCTGCCCGCCTGA
- a CDS encoding sigma-70 family RNA polymerase sigma factor, with protein MASLPVLRQRALSLTRHKADAEDLMQTAIASALAAEASFEPGTNFRAWMTRILRNRFFSNLRSRRETVELEHAPAGALSRSGGQEESLAMQELARCVAVLPREQRRILLMITVDGLSYTEASEQLGVAVGTLKCRVFRARRQLRMALLGQDEPAAPGKPEALHPMASARPARARPALAVAG; from the coding sequence GTGGCAAGCCTGCCCGTGCTCCGACAGCGCGCCCTCTCCCTCACGCGGCACAAGGCCGATGCCGAGGATCTGATGCAGACCGCCATCGCCAGCGCCCTGGCCGCCGAAGCGTCATTCGAGCCGGGCACGAATTTCCGCGCCTGGATGACGCGCATCCTGCGCAACCGCTTCTTCTCCAACCTGCGCAGCCGCCGCGAGACGGTGGAGCTGGAGCACGCCCCGGCCGGCGCGCTCAGCCGCAGCGGCGGGCAGGAGGAAAGCCTCGCCATGCAGGAACTTGCCCGCTGCGTGGCTGTGCTGCCACGCGAGCAGCGCCGCATCCTGCTGATGATCACCGTGGACGGCCTGTCCTACACCGAGGCCTCGGAGCAATTGGGCGTCGCCGTGGGCACGCTGAAATGCCGCGTCTTTCGCGCCCGCCGGCAGTTGCGGATGGCCCTGCTCGGGCAGGATGAGCCCGCAGCGCCCGGCAAGCCCGAAGCGCTTCATCCAATGGCTTCGGCGAGGCCCGCCAGGGCACGGCCGGCGCTGGCCGTCGCCGGATGA
- a CDS encoding tripartite tricarboxylate transporter substrate binding protein, with protein MRLTRRSLLAAPGLLPLAATAQPASQTGWQPNRQLRLIVPFSPGGSTDVGGRIIAERLSDTLGQPVVVENRTGAGGAVGVEAAARSAPDGYTMLVATNGVMTQAPHLGLMRAVDVRRELTILSKIFTTDVIVVIHPSIPAQTLQEFVAYVRARPGQLSFATSGVGSGTHIFTELFMAVTGTQMVHVPYRGSGQAMSDLVNGTVQVMLDQPASSIGQVRARAIRALATSGPERIAVLPGAPTFAEAGFADATVQSWGSIAVPAGTPPAAMERLGAAVREAVAHPPVITRMAAAGLVAVGNSQAEMERFTAQEFERWGQVIRARNIRVE; from the coding sequence ATGCGCCTGACCCGCCGTTCCCTGCTGGCTGCCCCCGGCTTGCTGCCGCTGGCGGCCACCGCCCAGCCCGCATCCCAGACGGGCTGGCAGCCCAACCGGCAATTGCGGCTGATCGTGCCGTTTTCGCCCGGCGGCAGCACGGATGTCGGCGGCCGCATCATCGCCGAGCGGCTGAGCGATACCCTGGGCCAGCCGGTGGTGGTGGAAAACCGCACCGGCGCGGGCGGTGCCGTCGGTGTGGAGGCCGCGGCGCGCAGTGCGCCCGATGGCTACACCATGCTGGTCGCCACCAATGGCGTCATGACCCAGGCACCGCATCTGGGCCTCATGCGCGCGGTGGATGTGCGACGCGAATTGACCATCCTCTCCAAGATTTTCACGACGGATGTGATCGTGGTGATCCACCCCTCCATCCCGGCGCAGACCTTGCAGGAATTCGTGGCCTATGTGCGGGCGCGGCCGGGGCAGCTCAGCTTCGCCACCTCGGGCGTCGGGTCTGGCACGCATATCTTCACGGAACTGTTCATGGCCGTGACGGGCACGCAGATGGTGCATGTGCCCTATCGCGGTTCGGGCCAGGCCATGTCCGATCTTGTGAACGGCACGGTGCAGGTGATGCTGGACCAGCCCGCCTCCTCCATCGGCCAGGTGCGGGCGCGCGCCATTCGCGCCCTCGCCACCAGTGGGCCGGAGCGGATCGCCGTGCTGCCGGGTGCGCCGACCTTCGCGGAAGCCGGCTTCGCCGATGCCACTGTGCAGAGCTGGGGCAGCATCGCCGTGCCGGCCGGCACCCCGCCGGCCGCGATGGAGCGCCTGGGTGCCGCCGTGCGCGAAGCGGTAGCGCATCCGCCCGTCATCACCCGCATGGCCGCGGCAGGGCTGGTGGCCGTCGGTAATTCGCAGGCGGAGATGGAGCGCTTTACCGCGCAGGAATTCGAGCGCTGGGGCCAGGTGATCCGCGCACGGAATATCCGCGTGGAGTAA
- a CDS encoding alpha/beta hydrolase, producing the protein MTPAPNPLWPTLLLHGIGGRAALWADSIAALAPRPVIAMDMPGYDGTRPALASFAALADAAVALLDARGIGSADVVGHSLGGMLALELALRHPARVRRLVIVASSPAFGSRDPAFREAFLAARQKPLDEGLGMAGVARALVPGMLGPAASAQAAPAAIAAMGSVDEAAYRITLATLTSFDRRADLPRVAQPALLIAGEADATAPPRGMSRMAEAMPDARLVVIPGVGHLLPLEAPEAFHAALLAFLA; encoded by the coding sequence GTGACGCCCGCCCCTAACCCCCTCTGGCCCACCCTGCTGCTGCACGGGATTGGCGGCCGCGCCGCGCTCTGGGCGGACAGCATCGCGGCCCTGGCCCCGCGCCCCGTCATCGCGATGGACATGCCGGGCTATGACGGCACGCGCCCGGCCCTGGCGAGCTTCGCAGCACTCGCCGATGCGGCGGTGGCGCTGCTCGATGCGCGTGGCATCGGCAGCGCCGATGTAGTTGGGCATTCCCTGGGTGGCATGCTCGCGCTTGAGCTGGCACTGCGGCACCCTGCTCGCGTGCGCCGTCTGGTCATCGTGGCAAGCTCCCCGGCTTTTGGCAGCCGTGACCCGGCCTTCCGCGAGGCCTTCCTCGCTGCCCGGCAGAAGCCGCTGGATGAGGGGCTGGGCATGGCCGGCGTGGCGCGCGCGCTGGTGCCCGGCATGCTGGGCCCGGCGGCCTCGGCCCAGGCCGCGCCGGCCGCCATCGCGGCGATGGGAAGCGTGGATGAGGCCGCCTATCGCATCACGCTCGCCACGCTCACCAGCTTCGACCGGCGCGCCGATCTGCCGCGCGTGGCGCAGCCCGCCCTGCTCATCGCGGGGGAGGCGGATGCGACGGCCCCGCCACGCGGCATGTCCCGCATGGCTGAGGCGATGCCCGATGCGCGGCTGGTGGTGATCCCGGGGGTTGGCCACCTGCTGCCGCTGGAAGCGCCCGAGGCGTTTCACGCGGCATTGCTGGCGTTCCTCGCGTGA
- a CDS encoding RidA family protein, which produces MITFSNPPGVLAPASRYSHAALVEGPGRRLVLSGQVGIAPDGTIPDSGEEQIALALANLRKLLAAHGMGPAQIVKLTVFLTDTALVAPWRAARDLAMEGHAPTSTLLIVAGLAHPRFVVEVEAEAFAAL; this is translated from the coding sequence ATGATCACCTTCTCCAACCCGCCGGGCGTCTTGGCCCCTGCCTCCCGCTATTCGCATGCGGCCCTGGTCGAAGGGCCGGGCCGTCGCCTGGTGCTTTCGGGGCAGGTGGGCATCGCCCCCGATGGAACGATCCCGGATTCGGGCGAGGAACAGATCGCCCTCGCGCTGGCCAATCTGCGCAAGCTGCTCGCGGCGCATGGCATGGGGCCGGCGCAGATCGTCAAGCTGACCGTCTTTCTCACCGACACCGCCCTGGTCGCCCCCTGGCGCGCCGCTCGGGACCTCGCGATGGAGGGCCATGCGCCGACCAGCACGCTGCTGATCGTCGCCGGGCTTGCGCATCCGCGCTTTGTCGTCGAGGTGGAGGCGGAAGCCTTCGCCGCCCTCTGA
- a CDS encoding 2,5-dihydroxypyridine 5,6-dioxygenase translates to MSLTTLEPAWISAFEAVFRRCNLAPGELACLLTESRSRPLNIALAEAAMARIGARFIRMSLPTPPQTAPVPVRSTGASRAVAGHPAALAALAACPFIVDLTVEGLLHAPELKQILAAGSRILMVSNEHPDALERLVPHDADEAVAKAAVKRARAAKRMHVTSAAGTELHVVMEGAPSVGVWGWTDRPGTIAHWPGGILVAFPRAGSVQGRLVLDAGDVNLTFKRYIQSPITLTIEADHITRIEGRGADAEMMRRYLAAWNDPAAYSVSHVGWGLNRRARYEALSFYDREDTNGTELRAVAGNFLFSTGANEFAGRFTEGHFDIPVFNTTITLDGEAVVREGVLL, encoded by the coding sequence ATGTCCCTCACCACCCTGGAACCCGCCTGGATTTCGGCCTTTGAGGCCGTTTTCCGCCGCTGCAACCTCGCCCCGGGGGAGCTGGCCTGCCTGCTGACGGAAAGCCGCTCCCGCCCCTTGAACATCGCCCTGGCTGAAGCGGCAATGGCGCGAATCGGGGCGAGATTCATCCGGATGTCTCTTCCAACGCCGCCGCAAACAGCGCCCGTGCCGGTCCGCTCCACCGGCGCATCCCGCGCCGTGGCCGGGCACCCCGCCGCGCTGGCGGCCCTCGCCGCCTGCCCCTTCATCGTGGATCTGACGGTCGAGGGGCTGCTGCACGCGCCGGAGCTGAAGCAGATCCTGGCCGCTGGCAGCCGCATCCTCATGGTCAGCAACGAACACCCTGACGCGCTGGAGCGCCTGGTGCCGCACGATGCCGATGAGGCAGTGGCCAAGGCCGCCGTGAAGCGGGCGCGGGCGGCGAAGCGCATGCATGTCACCTCGGCGGCCGGCACAGAGCTGCATGTGGTGATGGAGGGCGCACCCAGCGTCGGCGTCTGGGGCTGGACGGACCGGCCAGGCACCATCGCGCATTGGCCGGGCGGCATCCTCGTCGCCTTCCCGCGCGCGGGCTCGGTGCAGGGGCGATTGGTGCTGGATGCGGGCGATGTGAACCTTACCTTCAAGCGCTACATCCAGAGCCCCATCACCCTCACCATCGAGGCCGACCACATCACCCGCATCGAAGGCCGCGGCGCCGATGCCGAGATGATGCGCCGCTACCTGGCCGCCTGGAACGACCCCGCCGCCTATTCGGTCAGCCATGTCGGCTGGGGGCTCAACCGCCGCGCCCGATACGAGGCGCTGAGCTTCTACGACCGCGAGGACACCAACGGCACGGAACTGCGGGCCGTCGCCGGCAATTTCCTGTTCAGCACGGGTGCCAATGAATTCGCCGGCCGCTTCACCGAGGGGCATTTCGACATCCCCGTCTTCAACACCACCATCACCCTGGATGGCGAGGCGGTAGTGCGCGAGGGGGTGCTGCTGTGA
- a CDS encoding acyl-CoA dehydrogenase family protein, whose protein sequence is MHITPITAPVGPEAVPDAGGQNLWRADPAFARLLPLYLPPDLLAVMLPQLDRLGALAGGELDALAGTADRNPPQLIHRTRRGEDAQSVDYHPAYREMERLAFGEFGLSSMSHRPGVFGWPAPLPPAAKYALTFLFAQAEFGLLCPVNMTDSLARTLRRFGSAELVERYLPLLASQDMDALHQGAMFMTEQGAGSDIAATAVTAEPANDGTHLLYGDKWFCSNPDAELALVLARRGGGAAGLKGVGLFLLPRTLPDGTPNAYRIVRLKDKLGTRSMASGEIRLEGARAWLIGDPEAGFKQMADMVNSSRLSNAVRAAGMMRRAMTEALFVARNRRAFGKRLVEIPLMRRQLAKMLLRAEQARAMVFQTAEALRRSDAGEEGAYALLRILTPLVKFRACRDARQVTGDAMEVRGGCGYIEEWPEARLLRDSHLGSIWEGTSNIIALDVLRAAEREAGFIALTALITRLQAEAPLHGFQPALERAGHLLERAQRDPALARAAASALYHLTSAAALAWEAARTGDANRAALARMVLTHRVLPHDPLDDADPDAALLPELLEAA, encoded by the coding sequence ATGCACATCACCCCGATCACAGCCCCTGTCGGCCCCGAGGCGGTGCCCGATGCGGGTGGCCAGAATCTCTGGCGGGCGGACCCGGCCTTCGCCCGCCTCCTGCCGCTCTACCTGCCGCCTGATCTGCTGGCGGTGATGCTGCCGCAGCTGGACCGGCTGGGTGCCCTCGCTGGCGGCGAACTGGATGCGCTGGCCGGCACGGCGGATCGCAATCCGCCCCAGCTCATCCATCGCACCCGCCGGGGTGAGGATGCGCAAAGCGTGGACTACCACCCTGCCTATCGCGAGATGGAGCGCCTGGCCTTCGGCGAATTCGGCCTCTCCAGCATGAGCCACCGCCCCGGCGTCTTCGGCTGGCCGGCCCCCCTGCCGCCGGCGGCGAAATACGCGCTGACCTTCCTGTTTGCCCAAGCGGAATTCGGCCTGCTCTGCCCGGTGAACATGACCGACAGCCTGGCCCGCACGCTGCGCCGCTTCGGCAGCGCCGAGCTGGTGGAACGCTACCTCCCGCTGCTGGCCAGCCAGGACATGGACGCGCTGCACCAGGGGGCGATGTTCATGACCGAACAGGGCGCGGGCTCCGATATCGCGGCCACGGCCGTGACGGCCGAGCCCGCCAATGACGGCACGCATCTTCTGTATGGCGACAAGTGGTTCTGCTCCAACCCCGATGCGGAATTGGCGCTGGTGCTGGCGCGGCGGGGCGGGGGTGCCGCGGGCCTCAAGGGCGTGGGGCTTTTCCTGCTGCCACGCACGCTGCCCGATGGGACGCCCAACGCCTACCGGATCGTCCGCCTCAAGGACAAGCTAGGCACACGCTCGATGGCGAGCGGCGAAATCCGGTTGGAAGGTGCCCGCGCCTGGCTGATCGGCGACCCCGAGGCCGGCTTCAAGCAGATGGCCGACATGGTGAATTCCTCCCGCCTCTCCAATGCGGTGCGTGCCGCCGGCATGATGCGCCGGGCGATGACCGAGGCGCTGTTCGTCGCGCGCAACCGCCGCGCCTTCGGCAAGCGCCTGGTCGAGATACCGCTGATGCGTCGGCAACTCGCCAAGATGCTGCTGCGCGCCGAACAGGCCCGCGCCATGGTCTTCCAAACGGCCGAGGCGCTGCGCCGCTCCGATGCCGGCGAGGAGGGTGCCTATGCCCTGCTGCGCATCCTGACGCCGCTGGTGAAGTTCCGCGCCTGCCGCGATGCGCGCCAGGTCACGGGCGATGCCATGGAGGTGCGCGGCGGCTGTGGCTACATCGAGGAATGGCCCGAGGCGCGGCTGCTGCGCGATTCCCATCTGGGCAGCATCTGGGAGGGAACGAGCAACATCATCGCCCTCGATGTGCTGCGCGCGGCCGAACGCGAGGCCGGCTTCATCGCCCTCACGGCGCTGATCACCCGGCTGCAGGCCGAAGCGCCGTTGCATGGCTTCCAGCCGGCACTGGAACGCGCCGGCCATCTGCTGGAGCGCGCGCAGCGTGACCCGGCCCTGGCGCGCGCGGCGGCCAGCGCGCTGTATCACCTGACCAGCGCCGCCGCCCTGGCCTGGGAAGCGGCACGCACCGGCGATGCGAACCGCGCCGCCTTGGCGCGCATGGTGCTGACGCATCGCGTGTTGCCCCACGATCCGCTGGATGACGCCGATCCCGATGCGGCGCTGCTGCCGGAGCTGCTGGAGGCGGCATGA
- a CDS encoding Hsp33 family molecular chaperone HslO, with protein MTQPTPDFLDHDRPPVPDLVVPRGVTPFHLDGKPVRGRLVRLGPLADALLTRHSGADAVIRLLGEALALTAGLASALKYRGSFSVQAKGDGPISMLISDCTDQGELRGYIRVDAGKLAQYGKNVSARALLGRGYLAFTCDQGDEMERYQGIVPIEGGDLTEMTGTYFATSEQLRTHLRLACAQTEKGWRASAFIMERVAGEGGIGEELDEEAQDEAWRTAIVLAGTLTEAEMLDDALPPEGLLHRLFALEGLAVGQSRALAYGCRCSRSRLAQVLEGFSVPDLDHMAESGVITMTCEFCNYGFRFNRDGIRGTDT; from the coding sequence GTGACCCAACCGACGCCCGATTTCCTCGATCATGACCGCCCGCCCGTGCCCGACCTTGTCGTGCCGCGCGGCGTCACGCCCTTTCACCTGGACGGCAAGCCGGTGCGCGGCCGCCTTGTCCGGCTCGGCCCGCTGGCCGATGCGCTGTTGACGCGCCACAGCGGGGCCGATGCTGTGATTCGCCTGCTGGGCGAGGCGCTGGCCCTGACGGCGGGCCTCGCTTCCGCGCTGAAATACCGTGGCAGCTTCTCGGTCCAGGCCAAAGGCGATGGGCCGATCTCCATGCTGATCAGCGACTGCACCGACCAGGGCGAGCTGCGCGGCTATATCCGCGTTGATGCCGGCAAGCTCGCGCAATACGGCAAGAATGTCTCCGCCCGCGCCCTGCTGGGCCGTGGCTACCTCGCCTTCACCTGCGACCAGGGCGATGAGATGGAGCGCTACCAGGGGATTGTTCCCATCGAGGGCGGCGACCTGACGGAGATGACCGGCACCTATTTCGCGACGTCCGAGCAATTGCGCACGCATCTGCGCCTGGCTTGCGCCCAGACCGAGAAGGGCTGGCGCGCCAGCGCCTTCATCATGGAGCGCGTGGCGGGCGAAGGCGGCATCGGCGAGGAGCTCGACGAGGAAGCCCAGGATGAGGCGTGGCGCACCGCCATCGTGCTGGCCGGCACCCTGACCGAGGCGGAGATGCTGGATGACGCGCTGCCGCCCGAGGGGCTGTTGCACCGGCTTTTCGCGCTGGAGGGCCTGGCCGTCGGGCAGTCGCGCGCGCTGGCCTATGGCTGCCGCTGCTCCCGCTCGCGCCTCGCGCAGGTGCTGGAGGGGTTTTCGGTCCCTGACCTGGACCACATGGCCGAATCCGGGGTCATCACCATGACCTGCGAATTCTGCAATTATGGTTTTCGCTTCAACCGCGACGGGATTCGCGGGACAGACACATGA
- a CDS encoding MarR family transcriptional regulator yields the protein MMESAAPNSDRFVDDYLLYLLARGSHAISSEFHAKLRKEGVSVPVWRVLATLSGSPGETVTGLAEACLLQQPTMTKLLDRMVRDGIVKRMPDQRDRRVVRIQMLPRGEHMVKDLLVAAKAHEAEVLARFPAIDQAQLKQLLRAMMVKPPKVRRSALAA from the coding sequence ATGATGGAATCCGCTGCGCCCAATTCTGATCGTTTCGTGGACGACTACCTGCTGTATTTGCTGGCGCGAGGGTCGCACGCCATTTCAAGCGAATTCCATGCGAAGCTCCGCAAGGAAGGGGTTTCCGTGCCGGTCTGGCGCGTGCTCGCCACGCTGTCGGGCAGCCCGGGCGAGACGGTGACCGGCCTGGCCGAGGCCTGCCTGCTGCAGCAACCCACCATGACCAAGCTGCTGGATCGCATGGTGCGTGATGGCATCGTCAAGCGCATGCCGGACCAGCGGGACCGCCGCGTGGTCCGCATCCAGATGTTGCCGCGCGGCGAGCACATGGTGAAGGATCTGCTGGTGGCGGCGAAGGCGCATGAGGCCGAGGTGCTGGCCCGCTTCCCGGCGATCGACCAGGCCCAGCTCAAGCAGTTGCTGCGCGCCATGATGGTCAAGCCGCCCAAGGTGCGCCGCAGCGCGCTGGCCGCTTGA